The Syntrophorhabdaceae bacterium genome has a window encoding:
- a CDS encoding glycosyltransferase family A protein, whose protein sequence is MNGGPKRPMPTVSVIITTFERRHFLKEALASVLAQDYDDNEVIVIDDGSTDGSGEETLGLPVRYLWKENGGISSARNAGLDMARGEYIAFLDVDDLWKKKKLSTQMRVMERMGTLLSYTDEIWIRNGERLNQKLRHRKYSGCIFEHCLPLCIISPSSAVIHRSVFDAVGGFDESLPVCEDYDMWLRITARYPVTFIEKPLIVKAGGHPDQLSRAYEGMDRFRIASIAKILDAGTLGPDLAEMAIKELGKKCRIYAAGALKRGKEEEGRYYLDLVASYKTRSVQGG, encoded by the coding sequence ATGAACGGGGGCCCCAAGAGACCGATGCCCACGGTGTCCGTCATCATAACAACCTTCGAGCGCAGGCACTTTCTTAAGGAAGCCCTTGCCTCTGTCCTGGCCCAGGATTACGACGACAATGAGGTGATCGTGATCGATGACGGCTCGACGGACGGCTCGGGCGAAGAGACCCTCGGTCTGCCTGTGCGTTATTTGTGGAAGGAGAACGGTGGTATCAGCAGTGCAAGAAATGCGGGCCTCGACATGGCACGGGGTGAGTATATCGCCTTTCTCGACGTCGATGATCTCTGGAAAAAAAAGAAGCTTTCCACCCAGATGAGGGTGATGGAACGGATGGGCACGCTTCTGTCGTACACGGACGAGATATGGATACGCAACGGAGAGAGGCTCAACCAGAAACTGAGGCATCGCAAGTATTCGGGATGCATTTTCGAACACTGCCTGCCGTTGTGTATTATCAGTCCTTCGTCCGCTGTTATCCACCGAAGCGTTTTCGATGCCGTGGGAGGTTTCGACGAATCGCTGCCCGTGTGCGAGGACTACGACATGTGGCTCAGGATAACGGCCCGGTATCCCGTGACCTTCATCGAAAAGCCGCTCATCGTAAAGGCAGGAGGCCACCCCGACCAGCTCTCGCGTGCCTATGAGGGCATGGACCGGTTCAGGATAGCGAGCATCGCAAAGATCCTCGACGCCGGGACACTGGGGCCGGACCTTGCGGAAATGGCGATCAAGGAGCTAGGAAAGAAATGCCGCATATACGCCGCCGGCGCCCTAAAAAGAGGAAAAGAAGAGGAGGGAAGATATTACCTCGACCTGGTTGCTTCATATAAAACGAGATCGGTTCAGGGAGGATAG